ATaggactatatatatatacatagacATACATGATGTTCTCACAAAGaagattgaaattaattaattaagggcTGAGAAAATCATTGCTTGAATTGTTCAAAGGAAGCAGTGTGTTCTTGAGTCCTAGGCCTCTTCTTGTTGATGCTGTTTGGTGTTGATGAAACAGAATCATTAGCAGATACTACTTCCCATGAATCATTAGAGCTGTCATGATGATCAAAGCTAAATGACACATCAATTACACCACTTGGGCTACTAGGAATAATAATTGATCCAAAATTTCGTTTTTTGGATTCTTTGTAGTTGAATCCTGACTCTGATACAACCTCCAATATGACATTGTAGCATTCTTCTAACTTCTCCTGCAACATATATATCAAACTCtatgtttaattatttaagcAATGAAACTAATTAAGTTATTAAAATAACATTTACAATGATGCAGTAACATTACAATTTGTTTTATTTGGCTAACTTTACCTTTCATGGACTTAATATCTTATAAAAAAGCTTTAAAGTATACCGGTACCTGGTGTTTCAGTAAATTTTAatcgttgattttaattatatatattatatatattttttataattaagaacCACAGTTAAAAATCACTTAAACACTAGTATACCGggcatttgaaaatttttctatCTTATATTATGATATGTGTAATGACTAATGAGTGTAAATAATCCTTTATTTTAGATgtggttttaacttttaaagaaattataaggaaatatattaaatttttattaaaaactattaTAACTTTTAGCCTAATAGTAAAAGACGGGACAGCATATTaacatatatagaaagaaaaagagattaTTTGGTAAAAATAGGTGGGATCAAAATTATTGTAGtgtttaattactttattacACACTTCTAGCACAAATAATCTATATctgtatatataaataaaagtataaattaaaacTCATTTGTAATAAGCATTTAATAAGGTTTGTAGTCAATATTTTctgcaattattttttaattttttaattttttttttacttttcactacATGTATTTCAACTTACAAAATTACTGTATTTAATTGtacaaaaatacacaaaaatgaGAGAatatagagaaaaaataaatatatattcttactgtatttaattgtattatgttaataattataattactttataaaataaagaatttaattaaaaatatcaaaagtgTAGTATCACTCTAAAATTTAATAGCATATAAGACAGAGTAGTATATAATTAAGAACTTGACTACTTCTGAATAATGCTTGATGATTAAGAGATGCAAACCTTGTTGATTTCAAGAATAGCCAAGAACTGATTTTGGTATTCAGATGCAAGACAAGGCTCCACATTGTTGTTAACTACATGCATCATTGTAGCAGTTGCCAACACAGAAGGAAGATAACCAATAAACCTGGAAtctgcattaaaaataaataaataaataaataacagaatTTTGAAGATATAGAAGTTAAAGAAAgagattaattatttattacctggtaagagagaaagaagaagagactGACATGTGTTTAGGAAGTGAAAACATTTAAGTCTTCTTGTGATGTAATCAATGAAAGAGAGAGGTGTTGGTGGATTCATCTTCCACTCAAGAGTTGAAAGTACCAAAATCTccattttctttattgtttttgCCTCAAACACATATTTGCTGTCCTCCACCTACACATATTTTCATAAatcaaaattcatttttaataaaatatattattattttattacttgatatatAGAATTAGGTAAAAATTTAGTTACAGTTGATTTTATATAAAGTTGATAACCGAGAGCTATtagatgatttgattgatttgactaaatttttatctaacgtcTCTCCGTTATCAACTTCAAAAATAAAGTCTCAGTTATCAACAAATCGACTGTGCCTAGATTTTCACTATAAAATTAATCCTACTTGTAAATCAAGAGGAAGAGGAACTTGTGTCTCTTCCATTTTAGCAGCAAGAGAGATGCAAGCAACTGCAGCAAGATGAGTCAACCATGGCTGATTCTTCTTCATGGTGAAGGTGAAGAGGAATCTGTGAAGGTAGTTAACAGCAAGAGAAGCTGTGAGAGCAGAGAATGAGAAATATGCATTCACTCTAAGAATCCATTCCACTGCTTCTCTTCTTTCCCACTCATCAATGCAAAGAATGCTGAGTTTCttctcttgttcttgttcttttgaaacaAGAGTTTTCAACTCTGAATCATCACACAACATGTCTTGTTCTAGAAACACATGATCATGTTCCTCATCATCAAAATAATGTTGTTCTGAGCAGTACAAAgaatcatgatgatgatgatgatgtgccATGTCTTGTTCTTCTTTGGTACATTATAGGAAtgagaaaaggaaaagcatgaTTGTGAAATATGCTTattcaaaaagaagaagagaaactgAGGGAGTGATTGAaggatgaaaagaaagaaagaaaagaaaatgagagagcAGAGAAAGAGTGAGTGTATAGAATGTTATTTATTGGTGTGTGGGAGTTTCCCAAAACCACCACTGTTATAGTGGCAGATTTTATTAGCTGTTATTCTTACAATTTAATAACAAAACACAAAATcctgtatatattatataatggGTTTAGCTAACATGTACCCTTACCACACATGATAAATTTTtgttactaataaaaaattttttattgaaaatataaaaaatttaaatttttaatatatttattttacctttattaaataaaaatatttaacatttttattaataataaatttatcatagGTTTTATTCTTAAAACATTTGTCAACTAAATTCTTATATAATACACAGaggaaagtattaaattggttCTCTACATTTGGGCGTAATTCTGTTTTAGTCTTTAAAGTTTGAaatgttttatttgaataaaaaaaattttcatttagcTTTAATATAGTCCCACCGTAAggttaaagttaaataattaaggaaatgtaaagttaaataattaaggaAATATTCCACATGACAAGTACAAGAATAAGATCGATAATTTGGATAATAAGTACAAGTTTCAGAGACACAAAATCAACCGTGaatgcatcaatacatttatttatcatttttcgtacaatttaaatgaaatattttctatagaactaaagagaatgataaataaatatattgatgcatCAACAGTTGATTTTGTGCTTTTGGAGCTTGTACTTGTTTTCCAGATTATCGATATTGTTCTTGTACTGCTGTTATGTAGGACAttccattaattatttaactttgacctcacAGTGGGACTACATTGAAgctaaatgaaatttttttatattcaaataagacactttaaaccttaagaaGCAAAATAGAATTACACCCAAATATATGGgat
This portion of the Arachis duranensis cultivar V14167 chromosome 6, aradu.V14167.gnm2.J7QH, whole genome shotgun sequence genome encodes:
- the LOC107495871 gene encoding cyclin-D3-1 gives rise to the protein MAHHHHHHDSLYCSEQHYFDDEEHDHVFLEQDMLCDDSELKTLVSKEQEQEKKLSILCIDEWERREAVEWILRVNAYFSFSALTASLAVNYLHRFLFTFTMKKNQPWLTHLAAVACISLAAKMEETQVPLPLDLQVEDSKYVFEAKTIKKMEILVLSTLEWKMNPPTPLSFIDYITRRLKCFHFLNTCQSLLLSLLPDSRFIGYLPSVLATATMMHVVNNNVEPCLASEYQNQFLAILEINKEKLEECYNVILEVVSESGFNYKESKKRNFGSIIIPSSPSGVIDVSFSFDHHDSSNDSWEVVSANDSVSSTPNSINKKRPRTQEHTASFEQFKQ